A single Brachybacterium sillae DNA region contains:
- the dnaE gene encoding DNA polymerase III subunit alpha has product MASDDFVHLHVHTDYSLLDGAAKISKLVEEAQNQGQRAIAITDHGYLFGAYEFYNATTAAGIKPIIGVEAYVTPGTSRHDHTRVQWGTKAQQDAGDDVSARGAYTHLTLLSRSTEGMHNLFRLASYASLDGQMGKWPRMDREILARYADGLIATSGCPSGEVQTRLRLGQWDEAVQAAADYQDMFGKENYFIELMDHGLELERRVTQQLLELSRHIGAPIVATNDLHYVTEQDAAIQDALLCINSGSTFDTPGRFKFDGSGYYLKSAREMRELFRELPEACDNTLRIAEMCDVSFTTTAEGANFMPVFPTPPGEDEHSWFVKEVQRGLDYRFPDGIPDEVQKRADYEVGIINQMGFPGYFLVVSDFIRWAKENGIRVGPGRGSGAGSMVAYAMRITDLNPLEHGLLFERFLNPDRVSMPDFDVDFDDRRRGEVIQYVTEKYGDDRVAQVVTYGVMKTKNSLKDAARVLGYPYSMGDQLTKALPPAVMGKDIPISGIFDPEHKRYAEAGEFRRLHEDNPDVQKVVEIAQGVEGLTRGWGVHACAVIMSSHPLVDIIPMMRRPSDGQIITQFEYPTCETLGLLKMDFLGLRNLTVISDALENITKNGKQAPDLEQIGFDDPATYALLSKGDTLGVFQLDGSGMRTLLRQMKPDKFGDISAVSALYRPGPMGMNSHTNYALRKNGLQDITPLHPELEEPLQDILAETYGLIVYQEQVMQIAQKVAGYSLGEADILRRAMGKKKKAELDKQYVSFEGGMKERGFSDGAVRALWETLLPFADYAFNKSHSAAYGVVSYWTAYLKANFPTEYMAALLTSTQENRDRLGLYLGDCRHRGITVLPPDVNESDMFFSAVGDDIRFGLSAIRNVGANVVEAILETRREKGPFTSFTDFLDKVPLTVCNKRTIESLIKGGAFDSLGANRRSLMLVHEDAVDAVVDVKRKEAQGQYDLFSDMFGGSTEDGAASGSSATLTIPDLPEWDRKEKLAFERDMLGLYVSDHPLQGLEHVIAQNSTTTISALADDGAVEDGAMVTIAGLITSLARKTTKKGDLWAIATVEDLEGSIDCLLFPSTYQTVATELGEDLVVSMKGRVDTSKGMPELRVMEMTIPDVSTAGSDGPLVITLPAHRATERVADQLRDVLSDNPGASEVRLRLTEPGRTTLMQLDRRLSVTPSAALYASLKALLGPGCLH; this is encoded by the coding sequence ATGGCTTCCGACGACTTCGTGCACCTCCACGTCCACACCGATTACTCGCTGCTGGACGGTGCCGCGAAGATCTCGAAGCTGGTCGAGGAAGCCCAGAACCAGGGGCAGCGGGCCATCGCGATCACGGACCACGGCTACCTGTTCGGGGCGTACGAGTTCTACAACGCCACGACGGCCGCCGGGATCAAGCCCATCATCGGCGTGGAGGCCTACGTCACCCCGGGGACCAGCCGTCATGACCACACCCGCGTGCAGTGGGGGACCAAGGCCCAGCAGGACGCCGGGGACGATGTCTCCGCCCGCGGCGCCTACACCCACCTCACCCTGCTGTCGCGCAGCACCGAGGGCATGCACAACCTGTTCCGGCTGGCCTCGTACGCCAGCCTCGACGGGCAGATGGGCAAGTGGCCGCGGATGGATCGCGAGATCCTCGCGCGGTACGCCGACGGCCTGATCGCCACCTCCGGCTGCCCCTCGGGCGAGGTGCAGACCCGGCTGCGTCTGGGCCAGTGGGACGAGGCCGTACAGGCCGCCGCCGACTACCAGGACATGTTCGGCAAGGAGAACTACTTCATCGAGCTCATGGACCACGGTCTCGAGCTCGAACGGCGCGTGACCCAGCAGCTGCTGGAGCTGTCCCGGCACATCGGCGCCCCGATCGTCGCCACCAACGACCTCCACTACGTCACCGAGCAGGACGCCGCCATCCAGGACGCCTTGCTGTGCATCAACTCCGGCTCCACCTTCGACACCCCCGGCCGCTTCAAGTTCGACGGCTCCGGGTACTACTTGAAGTCCGCCCGGGAGATGCGCGAACTGTTCCGAGAGCTCCCGGAGGCCTGCGACAACACCCTGCGGATCGCCGAGATGTGCGATGTCTCCTTCACCACCACCGCGGAGGGCGCGAACTTCATGCCCGTCTTCCCCACCCCGCCGGGGGAGGACGAGCACTCGTGGTTCGTCAAGGAGGTGCAGCGCGGCCTCGACTACCGCTTCCCGGACGGCATCCCCGACGAGGTGCAGAAGCGGGCCGACTACGAGGTCGGGATCATCAACCAGATGGGCTTCCCGGGATACTTCCTGGTGGTGTCCGACTTCATCCGCTGGGCGAAGGAGAACGGCATCCGGGTGGGGCCCGGCCGAGGCTCCGGTGCCGGGTCGATGGTCGCGTACGCGATGCGGATCACCGACCTGAACCCTCTGGAGCACGGCCTGCTGTTCGAGCGGTTCCTCAACCCCGATCGTGTGTCGATGCCCGACTTCGACGTCGACTTCGACGATCGCCGCCGCGGTGAGGTGATCCAGTACGTCACCGAGAAGTACGGCGACGACCGGGTGGCCCAGGTGGTCACCTACGGCGTGATGAAGACGAAGAACTCGCTGAAGGACGCCGCCCGTGTGCTCGGCTACCCGTACTCGATGGGGGACCAGCTCACCAAGGCGCTGCCGCCGGCGGTGATGGGTAAGGACATCCCCATCTCCGGCATCTTCGACCCGGAGCACAAGCGGTACGCGGAGGCGGGGGAGTTCCGCCGTCTCCACGAAGACAACCCCGACGTGCAGAAGGTCGTGGAGATCGCCCAGGGCGTCGAGGGCCTCACCCGCGGGTGGGGCGTGCACGCCTGCGCGGTGATCATGTCCAGCCATCCCCTGGTCGACATCATCCCGATGATGCGACGCCCCTCCGACGGCCAGATCATCACCCAGTTCGAGTACCCGACCTGCGAGACCCTCGGCCTGCTGAAGATGGACTTCCTGGGGCTGCGGAACCTCACGGTCATCTCCGACGCCCTGGAGAACATCACCAAGAACGGCAAGCAGGCACCGGATCTGGAACAGATCGGGTTCGACGACCCGGCCACCTACGCCCTGCTGTCGAAGGGGGACACCCTCGGCGTGTTCCAGCTCGACGGCTCCGGCATGCGCACCCTGCTGCGGCAGATGAAGCCCGACAAGTTCGGCGACATCTCCGCGGTCTCCGCGCTGTACCGGCCGGGCCCGATGGGCATGAACTCCCACACCAACTACGCCCTGCGCAAGAACGGGCTGCAGGACATCACGCCCCTGCACCCGGAGCTCGAGGAGCCGCTGCAGGACATCCTGGCGGAGACCTACGGCCTGATCGTGTATCAGGAGCAGGTCATGCAGATCGCGCAGAAGGTCGCCGGGTACAGCCTCGGTGAGGCCGACATCCTCCGCCGCGCGATGGGCAAGAAGAAGAAGGCGGAGCTGGACAAGCAGTACGTCTCCTTCGAGGGCGGCATGAAGGAGCGTGGGTTCTCCGACGGCGCCGTCAGGGCCCTGTGGGAGACGCTGCTGCCGTTCGCGGACTACGCCTTCAACAAGTCCCACTCCGCGGCGTACGGGGTGGTGTCGTACTGGACGGCGTACCTCAAGGCGAACTTCCCCACCGAGTACATGGCGGCGCTGCTGACCTCCACTCAGGAGAACCGCGATCGTCTGGGTCTGTACCTGGGGGACTGCCGCCACCGCGGCATCACGGTGCTGCCACCCGATGTCAACGAATCCGACATGTTCTTCTCCGCCGTCGGGGATGACATCCGCTTCGGCCTCTCGGCGATCCGCAACGTCGGGGCGAACGTGGTCGAGGCGATCCTCGAGACCCGCCGGGAGAAGGGGCCGTTCACCAGCTTCACCGACTTCCTCGACAAGGTGCCGCTGACGGTGTGCAACAAGCGCACCATCGAATCCCTCATCAAGGGCGGGGCCTTCGACTCCCTCGGTGCGAACCGCCGCTCCCTGATGCTGGTGCATGAGGACGCCGTCGATGCCGTGGTGGACGTCAAGCGCAAGGAGGCCCAGGGCCAGTACGACCTGTTCTCCGACATGTTCGGCGGCTCCACCGAGGACGGCGCCGCCTCCGGGTCCAGCGCCACCCTCACCATCCCGGACCTGCCGGAGTGGGACCGCAAGGAAAAGCTCGCCTTCGAACGCGACATGCTCGGGCTCTACGTCTCGGACCATCCGCTGCAGGGGCTGGAGCATGTGATCGCCCAGAACTCCACCACGACGATCAGCGCGCTCGCCGACGACGGGGCCGTCGAGGACGGCGCCATGGTGACGATCGCCGGACTGATCACGTCACTGGCGCGGAAGACCACGAAGAAGGGCGATCTGTGGGCCATCGCCACGGTCGAGGACCTCGAGGGCTCCATCGACTGCCTGTTGTTCCCCTCCACGTATCAGACCGTCGCGACGGAACTGGGGGAGGACCTCGTGGTGTCGATGAAGGGACGCGTCGACACCTCAAAGGGCATGCCGGAGCTGCGGGTCATGGAGATGACGATCCCGGATGTCAGCACCGCCGGCTCCGACGGTCCGCTGGTGATCACCCTGCCGGCGCACCGCGCGACGGAGAGGGTCGCCGACCAGCTGCGGGATGTGCTCAGTGACAACCCCGGCGCAAGTGAGGTGCGGTTGCGGCTGACGGAGCCGGGGCGCACCACCCTCATGCAGCTCGACCGGCGTCTGTCGGTGACCCCCAGCGCCGCGCTGTACGCGAGCCTGAAAGCGCTGCTCGGTCCCGGCTGCCTGCACTGA
- a CDS encoding 6-phosphofructokinase, with amino-acid sequence MKIGILTSGGDCPGLNAVIRGAVLTGDRLYEDEFVGFRDGWRGVFDGDVKNLPRRAVRGIGRMGGTILGTSRANPFHDGQDGAALVAQRLEEMEIDAIIAIGGDGTLYTANRLVEAGVPVVGVPKTVDNDLDATDYTFGFDTAVQIATESLDRLRMTGDSHHRCMIAEVMGRSVGWIALHSGMASGAHVICLPEFPLSLEEIADHVRSARDRGRAPLVVVAEGFVPRGVDEHFADYELDEFGRPRLGGIAQTLAPILEEMAGIETRATVLGHIQRGGEPTGFDRVLATRLGSAVVHLLHRDGLGRMVALRGTDIVDVPLSDAIGRTKRVPQHRWDEVRVLFG; translated from the coding sequence ATGAAGATCGGCATCCTCACCAGCGGCGGCGACTGCCCCGGATTGAACGCGGTGATCCGCGGAGCGGTGCTCACCGGGGACCGGTTGTACGAGGACGAGTTCGTCGGCTTCCGGGACGGCTGGCGGGGAGTGTTCGACGGGGACGTGAAGAACCTCCCCCGGCGGGCCGTGCGCGGCATCGGGCGGATGGGCGGCACGATCCTCGGCACGTCCCGCGCGAATCCCTTCCACGATGGTCAGGACGGCGCCGCCCTGGTGGCGCAGCGCCTGGAGGAGATGGAGATCGACGCGATCATCGCGATCGGCGGCGACGGCACCCTGTACACCGCGAACCGGCTGGTGGAGGCCGGGGTGCCGGTGGTGGGAGTGCCGAAGACGGTCGACAACGACCTCGATGCCACTGACTACACCTTCGGGTTCGACACCGCCGTGCAGATCGCCACGGAATCCCTGGACCGGTTGCGGATGACCGGCGATTCGCACCACCGGTGCATGATCGCCGAGGTGATGGGCCGCAGTGTCGGCTGGATCGCCCTGCACTCGGGCATGGCCTCCGGTGCGCACGTCATCTGCCTGCCGGAGTTCCCGCTCTCCCTGGAGGAGATCGCCGACCATGTCCGGTCGGCCCGGGACCGCGGCCGAGCCCCGCTGGTGGTGGTGGCGGAGGGGTTCGTGCCGCGCGGGGTGGATGAGCACTTCGCGGACTACGAGCTCGACGAGTTCGGACGGCCGCGGCTGGGCGGCATCGCGCAGACCCTCGCACCGATCCTGGAGGAGATGGCCGGCATCGAGACCCGAGCGACGGTGCTGGGACACATCCAGCGCGGTGGGGAGCCGACAGGCTTCGACCGGGTGCTCGCCACCCGGCTCGGTTCGGCTGTGGTGCATCTGCTGCACCGCGACGGGCTCGGCCGGATGGTGGCGCTGCGCGGCACCGACATCGTCGACGTCCCCCTCAGCGACGCCATCGGTCGCACCAAGCGGGTGCCGCAGCACCGCTGGGACGAAGTGCGGGTGCTGTTCGGCTGA
- a CDS encoding amino acid permease, with product MTGSTAAHDDVELSSEGYAKTLSHRHVTMIAIGGAIGVGLFMGTGGRLVSTGPALFGSYLIAGILAFFIMRAIGELIMYRRTSGSFVSYAGEFFGAKGAYIAGWAYLINWGLTGVAELIAIGLYIQNLLPSLSWFISALIALVLLVAANLISVKMFGELEFWASIIKVSAIVLFLIVGTVLVAMGADIGGDRAGFQNLTAVNGSFFPHGVLQMILVLSGVVFAFNAIEMIGITAGEMQNAEEEVPKAIRTVVLRIIVFYLGSVLLLALLLPSDRYQAGVSPFVTVFERMGLDWVGVAMTFVVTTAAISSANSGLYSIGRIFRTMAHNGHAPQWLTRMNSRHVPYASILAIAVFYAVGLVIAFLATGGRGSGSLAFDLALETAAVGVIGTWAAIFASHIALRVKHGKHASKFPMPGGIVASVICLIALAGILVLIGFNTASLEDGSEFPMGLATLASIPVFTVLLVAGWFLVKRVHPERQTREFYLEQAREEDRAVRERAAKGLGPDA from the coding sequence ATGACAGGCAGCACTGCGGCCCACGACGACGTGGAGCTCTCCTCCGAGGGCTACGCCAAGACGCTCTCCCACCGTCACGTCACCATGATCGCCATCGGCGGCGCCATCGGCGTCGGCCTGTTCATGGGCACCGGCGGACGCCTGGTCTCCACCGGCCCCGCCCTCTTCGGCTCCTACCTCATCGCCGGCATCCTCGCGTTCTTCATCATGCGCGCGATCGGCGAGCTCATCATGTACCGGCGCACCTCCGGCTCCTTCGTGAGCTACGCCGGGGAGTTCTTCGGCGCGAAGGGCGCTTACATCGCCGGCTGGGCATACCTCATCAACTGGGGCCTCACCGGTGTGGCCGAACTGATCGCGATCGGCCTGTACATCCAGAACCTGCTGCCGTCGCTGTCGTGGTTCATCAGCGCGCTGATCGCCCTGGTGCTGCTGGTGGCGGCGAACCTGATCTCCGTGAAGATGTTCGGTGAGCTCGAGTTCTGGGCCTCGATCATCAAGGTCTCCGCCATCGTGCTGTTCCTCATCGTCGGCACCGTGCTGGTGGCGATGGGTGCCGACATCGGCGGCGACCGCGCCGGCTTCCAGAACCTCACCGCGGTGAACGGGTCGTTCTTCCCGCACGGTGTGCTGCAGATGATCCTGGTGCTCTCCGGCGTGGTGTTCGCCTTCAACGCCATCGAGATGATCGGCATCACCGCCGGGGAGATGCAGAACGCCGAGGAGGAGGTCCCCAAGGCCATCCGTACCGTGGTGCTCCGCATCATCGTGTTCTACCTGGGATCGGTGCTGCTGCTCGCGCTGCTGCTCCCCTCGGACCGCTACCAGGCCGGGGTCAGCCCCTTCGTCACGGTGTTCGAGCGGATGGGTCTGGACTGGGTCGGTGTGGCGATGACCTTCGTGGTCACCACCGCCGCGATCTCCTCCGCGAACTCCGGCCTGTACTCGATCGGCCGTATCTTCCGCACGATGGCCCACAACGGTCACGCCCCGCAGTGGCTCACCCGCATGAACTCACGTCACGTGCCGTACGCGTCGATCCTGGCGATCGCCGTGTTCTACGCCGTCGGCCTGGTGATCGCGTTCCTCGCCACCGGCGGACGCGGATCCGGCTCCCTCGCGTTCGACCTCGCCCTGGAGACGGCAGCGGTGGGCGTGATCGGCACCTGGGCGGCGATCTTCGCCTCCCACATCGCCCTGCGGGTGAAGCACGGCAAGCACGCCAGCAAGTTCCCCATGCCCGGCGGGATCGTCGCCAGCGTGATCTGCCTGATCGCCCTCGCCGGCATCCTGGTGCTCATCGGCTTCAACACCGCATCCCTCGAGGACGGCAGCGAGTTCCCGATGGGGCTGGCGACCCTCGCCTCCATCCCCGTGTTCACCGTGCTGCTGGTGGCCGGCTGGTTCCTGGTCAAGCGCGTCCACCCCGAGCGGCAGACCCGCGAGTTCTACCTGGAGCAGGCCCGCGAGGAGGACCGTGCGGTGCGGGAGCGCGCCGCCAAGGGACTCGGCCCCGACGCCTGA
- the pgi gene encoding glucose-6-phosphate isomerase — MTAHDTPVDPTTTAAWAALDAHEEELADGSLREWFAQDPDRGRTLSRQAADLLVDLSKNLIQPHTLELLLQLAQETRVLERRDAMFAGEHINTTEDRAVLHTALRRPQGSAPSLQVDGQDVDADVQEVLERITAFAQNVRSGEWTGATGKRIETVVNIGIGGSDLGPVMIYEALKPLRADGLEARFISNIDPTDAYTTTADLDPETTLVIVASKTFTTLETITNARLVRTWLLDGLRARGVEVDEREAVAKHFVAVSTALDKVEEFGIDPANAFGFWNWVGGRYSVGSAIGTVLAVVLGPEVFRELLSGFHAMDEHFRTAEPDQNVPLLMGLLNVWNVNFLGAETHAVLPYSQYLHRFPAYLQQLTMESNGKSVRWDGTPVTTDTGEVFWGEPGTNGQHAFYQLIHQGTRVIPADFIAFATPTHPLRDGKVDVHELFLANFFAQTKALAFGKTAEEVEAEGTTGALVAARTFSGDRPTTSIMAPALTPAVLGQLIALYEHITFVQGAVWGIDSFDQWGVELGKKLANELAPAVAGDEQAIAAEDSSTAGLIRYYREHRA; from the coding sequence ATGACTGCTCACGACACCCCCGTGGACCCGACGACCACTGCGGCCTGGGCCGCCCTCGACGCCCATGAGGAGGAGCTCGCCGACGGTTCCCTGCGCGAGTGGTTCGCGCAGGACCCGGACCGCGGCCGGACCCTCAGCCGCCAGGCAGCGGATCTCCTGGTGGACCTCTCCAAGAACCTGATCCAGCCGCACACCCTGGAGCTGCTGCTGCAGCTGGCGCAGGAGACGCGGGTGCTGGAGCGCCGTGACGCCATGTTCGCGGGCGAGCACATCAACACCACCGAGGACCGGGCCGTGCTCCACACCGCCCTGCGCCGCCCGCAGGGTTCAGCCCCGAGCCTGCAGGTCGACGGCCAGGACGTGGACGCCGACGTGCAGGAAGTGCTGGAGCGCATCACCGCCTTCGCACAGAACGTGCGTTCGGGCGAGTGGACCGGTGCCACCGGCAAGCGCATCGAGACGGTCGTGAACATCGGCATCGGCGGCAGCGACCTGGGCCCGGTGATGATCTACGAGGCGCTGAAGCCGCTGCGGGCCGACGGCCTCGAGGCCCGCTTCATCTCCAACATCGACCCGACCGACGCCTACACCACCACGGCCGATCTCGATCCCGAGACCACCCTGGTGATCGTGGCGTCGAAGACCTTCACCACCCTGGAGACCATCACCAACGCCCGCCTGGTGCGCACCTGGCTGCTGGACGGGCTCCGCGCCCGCGGTGTGGAGGTCGATGAGCGGGAGGCCGTGGCCAAGCATTTCGTGGCCGTCTCCACAGCCCTGGACAAGGTGGAGGAGTTCGGCATCGACCCCGCCAACGCCTTCGGCTTCTGGAACTGGGTCGGTGGCCGCTACAGCGTGGGCTCCGCCATCGGAACCGTGCTGGCAGTGGTGCTGGGGCCGGAGGTGTTCCGGGAGCTGCTGTCCGGGTTCCACGCCATGGACGAGCACTTCCGCACTGCGGAGCCCGACCAGAACGTGCCGCTGCTGATGGGCCTGCTCAACGTGTGGAACGTGAACTTCCTGGGGGCCGAGACCCACGCCGTGCTCCCCTACTCGCAGTACCTGCACCGCTTCCCGGCGTACCTGCAGCAGCTGACGATGGAGTCCAACGGCAAGTCGGTGCGGTGGGACGGCACCCCCGTCACCACCGACACCGGCGAGGTGTTCTGGGGCGAACCCGGCACCAACGGCCAGCACGCCTTCTACCAGCTGATCCACCAGGGCACCCGGGTGATCCCCGCCGACTTCATCGCCTTCGCCACCCCCACGCATCCACTGCGTGACGGCAAGGTGGACGTGCACGAGCTGTTCCTGGCGAACTTCTTCGCGCAGACCAAGGCTCTGGCCTTCGGGAAGACCGCCGAGGAGGTCGAGGCCGAGGGCACCACGGGGGCACTGGTCGCGGCGCGGACCTTCTCCGGTGACCGCCCGACCACCTCGATCATGGCGCCGGCGCTCACGCCGGCGGTGCTCGGCCAGCTGATCGCCCTGTACGAGCACATCACCTTCGTCCAGGGAGCCGTGTGGGGCATCGACTCCTTCGACCAGTGGGGCGTGGAACTGGGCAAGAAGCTCGCCAACGAACTGGCCCCGGCCGTGGCCGGTGACGAGCAGGCGATCGCGGCCGAGGACTCCTCCACCGCAGGTCTCATCCGCTACTACCGCGAGCACCGCGCCTGA
- a CDS encoding peptide ABC transporter substrate-binding protein: protein MAISRRSMILATAASGAVATLAACGGNSNGGGSGSDGGSAGGQGGGDPVLANTTEPENPLVPTNTTEVGGGRVIQSIFSGLVYYTAEGKAENELAESIESEDNVTWTIKIKPGQKWSDGSDLKASDFVAAWNYGANTANAQKAQSFFEPIEGFAEVSAENATAETTLSGLKAVDDTTLEVKLVSAQSDFPNRLGYAAYMPMPPAAFEDMNAFGEKPVSNGPYMLDAWEHDTEIRLVPNPEYDGPRKAKNGGLTFVVYADEETLYNDLTSGNVDVVDQIPTSALPTYEDELGERAVNAPGAVFQSITIPQNDPNFSGEAGKLRRQAISYSIDRKTICDKLFFGTRTPATDFVAPVIDGGGATDIPGAEVLTFDAAKAKELWQQAEGMQPFNGEFTLSYNADGPHKDWVEAVCNSIKDTLGITATPQPHPAFGEFRRQITDRKLKGAFRSGWQADYPSVFNFLGPLYSSAAADGKGSNDGDYKNPEFDKLLQEGLSAPDSAAALEKFKAAQAILMTDLPAIPLWYQNTFGGYSENVSDVQYGWDTVPLYYNITK, encoded by the coding sequence ATGGCGATCTCGCGACGCTCCATGATCCTGGCCACCGCCGCCTCCGGCGCGGTGGCGACCCTCGCCGCCTGCGGCGGGAACAGCAACGGTGGTGGCTCCGGCAGCGACGGCGGCTCCGCCGGCGGCCAGGGCGGCGGCGACCCGGTCCTCGCGAACACCACGGAGCCCGAGAACCCGCTCGTCCCCACCAACACCACCGAGGTCGGCGGCGGCCGCGTCATCCAGTCGATCTTCTCCGGCCTGGTGTACTACACCGCCGAGGGCAAGGCCGAGAACGAGCTGGCGGAGTCCATCGAGTCCGAGGACAATGTCACCTGGACCATCAAGATCAAGCCGGGCCAGAAGTGGTCCGACGGCTCCGACCTCAAGGCCTCCGACTTCGTCGCCGCCTGGAACTACGGCGCCAACACCGCCAACGCCCAGAAGGCCCAGTCCTTCTTCGAGCCGATCGAGGGCTTCGCCGAGGTGAGCGCGGAGAACGCCACCGCCGAGACCACCCTCTCCGGCCTCAAGGCCGTCGACGACACCACCCTCGAGGTGAAGCTCGTCTCCGCGCAGTCCGACTTCCCGAACCGCCTGGGCTACGCCGCGTACATGCCGATGCCGCCCGCCGCCTTCGAGGACATGAACGCCTTCGGGGAGAAGCCGGTCTCCAACGGCCCCTACATGCTGGACGCCTGGGAGCACGACACCGAGATCCGTCTGGTGCCGAACCCCGAGTACGACGGCCCGCGCAAGGCCAAGAACGGCGGCCTCACCTTCGTCGTCTACGCCGACGAGGAGACCCTGTACAACGACCTCACCTCCGGCAACGTGGACGTCGTCGACCAGATCCCGACCTCCGCGCTGCCCACCTACGAGGATGAGCTCGGGGAGCGGGCGGTCAACGCCCCCGGCGCGGTGTTCCAGTCGATCACCATCCCGCAGAACGATCCGAACTTCTCCGGCGAGGCCGGCAAGCTGCGTCGCCAGGCGATCTCCTACTCGATCGACCGCAAGACGATCTGCGACAAGCTGTTCTTCGGCACCCGCACCCCGGCGACCGACTTCGTGGCCCCGGTGATCGACGGCGGCGGCGCCACCGACATCCCCGGTGCCGAGGTGCTCACCTTCGACGCCGCGAAGGCGAAGGAGCTGTGGCAGCAGGCCGAGGGCATGCAGCCGTTCAACGGTGAGTTCACCCTCTCCTACAACGCTGACGGTCCCCACAAGGACTGGGTCGAGGCGGTCTGCAACTCCATCAAGGACACCCTGGGCATCACCGCCACGCCGCAGCCGCACCCGGCCTTCGGCGAGTTCCGCCGGCAGATCACCGACCGCAAGCTCAAGGGGGCCTTCCGCTCCGGCTGGCAGGCGGACTACCCGTCGGTGTTCAACTTCCTCGGCCCGCTCTACTCGTCCGCAGCGGCCGACGGCAAGGGCAGCAACGACGGCGACTACAAGAACCCCGAGTTCGACAAGCTGCTGCAGGAGGGCCTGTCGGCCCCCGACTCCGCGGCCGCGCTGGAGAAGTTCAAGGCCGCCCAGGCGATCCTCATGACCGACCTCCCGGCGATCCCGCTGTGGTACCAGAACACCTTCGGCGGGTACTCCGAGAACGTCTCCGACGTGCAGTACGGCTGGGACACCGTTCCGCTGTACTACAACATCACCAAGTGA
- a CDS encoding ABC transporter permease, with amino-acid sequence MIWYIGRRLLQMIPVFLGATLIVYLMAFTSLGDPIAAIAGDKPISEAVQAKLRAQYNFDKPVLVQWLLYLGNVIRGDFGVGFNGRPIWDQIAAALPVTFRLAVIAVIIETIFGVTAGVISGLRKGTLIDSTLLMVSLILIAAPTFVIGFLVQFVFGVKLGLVPINVGRDPSWGNLIAPGFVLGAVSFAYVLRLTRTAVADVATADHVRTATAKGLSRGGVVSKHVLRNSLIPVVTFIGADLGALMGGAIVTEGIFNINGIGSLLFRAINDGESPMIVSLVTLLVIIFLLANLVVDLLYAVLDPRIRYAK; translated from the coding sequence GTGATCTGGTACATCGGGCGGCGACTGCTGCAGATGATCCCCGTCTTCCTGGGTGCGACGCTCATCGTCTACCTCATGGCGTTCACCTCGCTGGGTGATCCCATCGCGGCGATCGCCGGTGACAAGCCGATCTCCGAGGCCGTCCAGGCGAAGCTCCGCGCCCAGTACAACTTCGACAAACCCGTCCTGGTGCAGTGGCTGCTGTACCTCGGCAATGTGATCCGTGGCGACTTCGGCGTCGGCTTCAACGGCCGTCCCATCTGGGATCAGATCGCCGCTGCCCTGCCGGTGACCTTCCGCCTGGCCGTGATCGCCGTGATCATCGAGACGATCTTCGGCGTGACCGCGGGTGTGATCAGCGGTCTGCGCAAGGGCACCCTCATCGATTCGACCCTGCTGATGGTCTCGCTGATCCTCATCGCGGCGCCGACCTTCGTGATCGGCTTCCTGGTGCAGTTCGTCTTCGGGGTGAAGCTCGGTCTGGTGCCGATCAACGTCGGGCGCGACCCGTCGTGGGGCAACCTCATCGCCCCCGGATTCGTGCTTGGTGCGGTGTCCTTCGCCTACGTGCTGCGACTCACCCGCACCGCCGTCGCGGACGTCGCCACCGCCGACCACGTCCGCACCGCCACCGCCAAGGGCCTCTCCCGCGGCGGTGTCGTCAGCAAGCACGTGCTGCGCAACTCCCTGATCCCGGTCGTCACCTTCATCGGCGCCGACCTCGGCGCACTGATGGGCGGCGCCATCGTCACCGAGGGCATCTTCAACATCAACGGCATCGGATCGCTGCTGTTCCGCGCGATCAACGACGGTGAGAGCCCGATGATCGTGTCGCTGGTGACGCTGCTGGTGATCATCTTCCTGCTCGCCAACCTGGTCGTGGACCTGCTCTACGCCGTGCTCGACCCGAGGATCCGCTATGCGAAGTGA